In Paenibacillus sp. BIC5C1, a genomic segment contains:
- a CDS encoding glycosyltransferase family 2 protein: MRERKLPSAQTNISAFKNNEIEKEGCIPMSVSAAMIVKDSERCIARCLDSIVDAVDEIVIVDTGSEDATIAIIKEYIQKHPYIKLYHYEWIDDFAAARNYSLQQVTHDWVFVVDSDDVLPATEQTKVRSYVQKQKEIGQEAVFDIIYDNTVAGEIVEVIPVGYVRLFPSHLRYTDRIHEQISCGDIPRLASDIHLLHDGYDINIIDLKAKKKRNIDLLIASLQSNQNNARLWLHLAREMSILDLSKALRYLDIAESKTSNPDLLLLIRNERTSLQ; the protein is encoded by the coding sequence GTGAGAGAAAGGAAACTTCCTTCAGCCCAAACAAATATTTCTGCTTTCAAAAACAATGAAATTGAAAAGGAGGGATGTATTCCAATGAGCGTATCAGCTGCTATGATTGTGAAAGATTCTGAGCGATGTATCGCACGCTGCCTTGATAGTATTGTGGATGCTGTAGATGAGATTGTAATTGTTGATACAGGATCGGAAGATGCGACAATCGCAATTATTAAAGAATATATACAGAAACATCCTTATATTAAACTTTATCATTATGAATGGATTGATGATTTTGCGGCAGCACGGAACTATTCTTTACAGCAAGTAACTCATGATTGGGTATTCGTAGTTGATTCTGATGATGTATTGCCCGCTACAGAGCAAACTAAAGTACGTTCATATGTTCAGAAGCAAAAAGAGATAGGCCAAGAAGCAGTGTTTGACATCATTTATGATAACACTGTGGCTGGAGAAATCGTGGAAGTGATTCCTGTGGGATATGTGAGGTTGTTTCCATCTCACCTGAGGTACACAGATAGAATTCACGAACAAATTTCCTGCGGAGATATCCCACGTTTAGCAAGTGATATTCATTTACTGCATGATGGGTACGATATTAATATTATTGATCTCAAAGCCAAAAAAAAGCGTAACATTGATTTACTGATTGCAAGTTTACAGAGCAACCAGAATAACGCTAGGCTATGGTTGCATTTAGCCAGAGAGATGTCAATTTTAGATCTTTCTAAGGCTTTGAGGTATCTGGATATTGCAGAGTCGAAGACTAGTAACCCTGATCTTTTGCTTCTTATTCGAAATGAGCGGACATCTTTACAATGA
- a CDS encoding glycosyltransferase family 2 protein: MNTLSLVMIVKNESAVLSRCLESVVKLVDEVVVVDTGSTDNTLQIAREYNAKIYNYQWNNDFAAARNYALEQSTSDWNLVLDADEFISNDCLATIQEFIHSAPEIGKVKVKNQFESQGQINTEISYISRIFPKQCRYIGKIHEQIQSDMKRVILAVEITHDGYLNKTKSDRNIPILLDCIKEQPQDAYYHYQIAKEYRGLQQHNQAVTHLRFAYQFIDRRKVFAPQVIINYLYATIAAGTLEEGISVIEDNYEYLEESADFFFVAALFMLELILSNPGNYSNNLFLIEQFYQRALTIGEVEVEGKVDGTGSYAAHHNLGVYYEVTGQQDLAKQQYSFAAEYNYAPSLNRLANLREA, translated from the coding sequence ATGAATACTTTATCATTAGTAATGATTGTTAAAAATGAATCGGCAGTATTGAGTAGATGCTTAGAGAGTGTTGTTAAGTTAGTTGATGAGGTTGTAGTTGTTGATACAGGTTCGACTGACAATACTTTACAAATAGCCAGAGAATACAATGCAAAGATTTATAACTACCAGTGGAACAATGATTTTGCTGCTGCTCGAAATTACGCTTTAGAACAATCTACAAGTGACTGGAATCTTGTACTTGATGCAGATGAATTCATATCCAATGATTGTTTAGCAACAATCCAAGAATTTATTCATTCAGCTCCGGAAATTGGTAAAGTTAAGGTGAAGAATCAATTTGAAAGTCAGGGACAAATAAATACTGAAATAAGCTATATTTCAAGGATTTTTCCTAAACAATGCCGGTACATTGGCAAGATACATGAGCAAATACAATCGGATATGAAGAGAGTTATTCTTGCCGTAGAGATCACTCATGATGGTTATCTGAATAAAACTAAAAGTGACCGCAACATTCCTATACTACTTGATTGCATCAAAGAACAGCCACAAGATGCCTACTACCATTACCAGATAGCGAAAGAATACCGAGGATTACAGCAACATAATCAAGCTGTTACTCATTTGAGATTTGCATACCAGTTTATAGACCGCAGGAAAGTTTTTGCACCTCAAGTTATCATAAACTATCTTTATGCAACGATAGCTGCAGGTACTCTGGAAGAAGGTATTTCGGTTATCGAGGATAACTATGAATATCTAGAGGAAAGTGCTGATTTTTTCTTTGTTGCTGCCCTATTTATGCTTGAACTTATCTTGAGTAATCCAGGTAATTACAGCAACAATCTTTTTTTAATAGAGCAATTTTATCAACGAGCACTAACCATTGGAGAAGTTGAAGTTGAAGGTAAGGTTGATGGAACGGGCAGTTATGCAGCGCATCATAATTTGGGTGTCTATTACGAAGTCACTGGTCAGCAAGATCTGGCCAAGCAGCAATATAGTTTTGCAGCGGAGTATAACTATGCTCCTTCTTTAAATAGATTAGCAAATTTGAGAGAGGCATAA
- a CDS encoding YqiA/YcfP family alpha/beta fold hydrolase encodes MFEFYNITLKLDAKKVFIRDIYQSWYHRGLGTSSISNILELKEYVEKLIQISKSNKVVLVGNSMGGYASLLIGRMLNCKDVKVITFNPQTVIGVDNFSEFKETRWNKEMSNLQNIDDSTLLNLNSFFEKNKSNGGEYEIHYSNSDKKHAEVMKDIPEVKLIEYKLDSTIDDHELVKILKNENQLLDILKKGLNTL; translated from the coding sequence ATGTTCGAATTTTATAATATAACTCTAAAATTAGATGCTAAGAAAGTGTTTATAAGAGATATTTATCAATCTTGGTATCATCGAGGACTAGGCACATCTTCAATAAGTAATATTTTGGAATTAAAAGAGTATGTAGAGAAACTAATACAAATTTCAAAATCCAACAAAGTCGTTCTAGTAGGAAATTCTATGGGAGGATATGCAAGTTTATTAATTGGAAGAATGCTTAATTGTAAAGATGTAAAAGTAATCACTTTTAATCCGCAAACTGTTATAGGAGTGGATAATTTTAGTGAGTTTAAAGAGACTCGATGGAATAAAGAGATGAGTAATTTGCAAAATATAGATGATTCAACTTTGTTAAACCTAAATAGTTTTTTTGAAAAAAATAAGAGTAATGGAGGAGAGTATGAGATCCATTACTCTAATTCTGATAAAAAGCATGCTGAAGTTATGAAAGATATACCTGAGGTCAAATTAATAGAATACAAACTTGATAGTACTATAGACGATCATGAGCTCGTTAAGATATTAAAAAATGAGAATCAGTTGCTTGATATATTGAAAAAAGGATTAAATACACTATGA
- a CDS encoding CDP-glycerol glycerophosphotransferase family protein, which translates to MKKFKPRIKLITHSQSGCNNRALFYDMPDYITKKYEVKLIEHEIYTEFNEEVDDSEIVVTTHCSYTPKQGQINVELWHGFGPKTLRVMEQKNRTIRNSLEHQYFHFKELNAMISFSPFCSYMLNGAFLASGHVYHVTGMPRNDMLLQGKKKFDCILDQDFSSKKVVFYAPTWRDQIFNLEKSDGSKDWSNVFGFSDFDKVGFGKFLTDNNIVLIIKLHPFEEELFSSKVTELLSDNMYLLTNKVLEEKDVQLYELLGSTDMLMTDYSSIYIDYLLLNKPVVFIPLDLKDYDDSRGLWLTPFDFWAPGPKTYTQLDLEVQMLRSLKENDYYYSQRKDVTNLIHYYTDASSSERVWNMIDDLWEGDNHNRSQEVNEESAEIVLLKNSIKSQINNLCGEFKLDEAEGLIKKLENQVGIDVDIQVMKASIAYLRQDFQSAIWILREANIRFANNIEILFNLAFMYKLDGDLRKSLYYFEKLLNCTIQEQESNFQNYYNQIKENANIHLREINMLLGAD; encoded by the coding sequence ATGAAAAAATTTAAGCCACGCATTAAACTCATAACTCATTCACAATCGGGATGTAATAATAGAGCTCTGTTTTATGATATGCCTGATTATATTACTAAAAAATATGAAGTGAAACTTATAGAACATGAGATATACACCGAATTTAACGAAGAGGTTGACGATAGTGAGATTGTTGTTACAACCCACTGCTCATACACTCCAAAACAGGGGCAAATTAACGTAGAGTTATGGCATGGGTTTGGGCCAAAAACTTTGAGAGTAATGGAACAAAAAAATCGAACTATCCGAAATTCGTTGGAACATCAATATTTCCATTTTAAGGAATTGAATGCCATGATATCTTTCTCACCTTTTTGCTCCTATATGCTTAATGGTGCATTTTTAGCATCAGGACATGTATATCATGTAACTGGTATGCCAAGAAACGATATGCTTTTACAGGGGAAGAAAAAGTTTGATTGTATTCTTGATCAAGACTTCAGTTCTAAAAAGGTTGTGTTTTATGCTCCAACGTGGAGAGATCAAATATTTAACTTAGAGAAGTCCGACGGATCTAAGGACTGGAGTAATGTTTTTGGTTTCTCTGATTTTGACAAAGTAGGTTTTGGTAAATTCTTAACTGACAACAATATTGTTTTAATTATAAAATTACATCCTTTTGAAGAGGAATTGTTCTCTTCAAAAGTAACTGAATTACTTAGTGATAATATGTATTTGCTAACTAATAAAGTGTTAGAAGAAAAGGATGTTCAATTGTATGAGTTGTTAGGTAGCACGGATATGTTGATGACGGATTACTCTTCTATTTATATTGATTATCTTTTATTGAATAAACCTGTTGTTTTTATTCCTTTGGATTTAAAGGATTATGACGATTCTAGAGGGCTTTGGTTAACTCCTTTTGATTTTTGGGCACCCGGTCCTAAAACTTATACTCAATTAGATCTTGAAGTTCAAATGCTTCGGAGTTTGAAGGAAAATGATTATTATTATAGTCAAAGAAAAGATGTAACCAATTTAATCCACTATTACACAGATGCATCTTCTTCGGAACGAGTGTGGAATATGATTGATGATTTGTGGGAAGGTGATAACCATAACAGAAGCCAGGAGGTAAATGAGGAATCTGCAGAAATTGTTTTATTGAAGAACTCAATAAAAAGCCAAATAAACAACTTATGTGGGGAATTCAAACTAGATGAAGCAGAAGGATTAATAAAAAAACTTGAGAACCAAGTAGGAATCGACGTGGATATTCAAGTTATGAAAGCTTCAATAGCTTATCTAAGACAAGATTTTCAATCGGCTATATGGATATTAAGAGAAGCTAATATACGTTTTGCTAATAATATTGAGATTTTATTTAATCTTGCATTTATGTATAAGTTGGACGGTGACCTAAGAAAATCATTATATTATTTCGAAAAATTACTGAACTGCACAATTCAGGAGCAGGAAAGCAATTTCCAGAATTATTACAATCAAATAAAGGAGAATGCTAATATTCATCTGAGAGAAATAAATATGCTGTTGGGAGCTGATTAG
- a CDS encoding CDP-glycerol glycerophosphotransferase family protein, which yields MLYRPKVLLIADDLIECNSTALLAKAPKYITEKFEIVFKLKNEVDDINVENFDIVINSNDVFLPTKYQINVEFSKIPFGPSKRMDRNISPSIEYTKFEDLYVSWRHVDIILSNSAVNSVLFNACNGATAEQYQITGIPSNDFLFDEVVNKNNILETFGVVKDRDFKVIMYSYDYTTQNLNYKGMKGLNELFQAIFNFEKFEINELFNFLKKNKLFFFIDMTKNNIYISEYNKNMLLENNIFLLKENDLVKRHLYLSQILNAIDLLISDVNPSCLNYFLLNKPVLFNDNRLSHLEGGPIHPYQFWSPGSRFKLYTEMESMILAIFEKNDSFAAERKKIVDIVHHHQTAGSSERAWHIIDHFWECGNTSIEKLELSAEQNDIKIAITDRIGFLIENNSLEDAQNAIEAYKEHFEIDEEYITMQSFLYFKLGESKKALQILKEGRLKFPNNYDILFNLGYISQELGQKEMSKYYFDMARQNQTGTEI from the coding sequence ATGTTATATAGACCCAAGGTGTTACTAATTGCAGATGACCTTATCGAATGTAATTCCACAGCGCTTCTTGCCAAAGCTCCAAAATATATTACAGAGAAATTTGAAATTGTATTCAAGCTTAAGAATGAAGTTGATGACATAAACGTAGAAAATTTCGATATTGTTATTAATTCTAACGATGTTTTTCTTCCTACTAAGTATCAAATTAATGTGGAATTTTCAAAAATTCCGTTTGGTCCATCAAAAAGAATGGATAGAAATATCTCTCCGTCGATTGAATATACTAAATTTGAAGATTTATATGTTAGTTGGAGGCATGTAGACATAATTCTCTCAAATTCTGCTGTTAATTCTGTTCTGTTTAATGCTTGTAATGGTGCTACTGCTGAACAATATCAAATTACAGGTATACCATCTAATGACTTCCTATTTGACGAAGTTGTAAACAAGAATAATATACTAGAGACTTTTGGAGTTGTAAAAGATAGGGATTTCAAAGTGATAATGTATTCTTATGATTATACAACACAAAATTTAAATTATAAGGGAATGAAAGGGTTGAATGAACTCTTTCAAGCCATTTTTAATTTTGAAAAATTTGAAATAAATGAGTTATTCAATTTTCTGAAGAAAAATAAATTATTTTTCTTCATTGATATGACCAAAAATAATATTTACATTAGTGAATATAATAAGAATATGTTATTAGAAAATAACATATTCTTGCTGAAAGAAAATGATCTTGTAAAGCGGCATTTATATTTGAGCCAAATTTTAAATGCGATAGATCTTTTAATCTCAGACGTAAATCCAAGCTGTTTGAATTACTTTTTGTTGAATAAACCAGTATTATTTAACGATAATCGACTTTCACATTTAGAGGGTGGTCCTATTCATCCATATCAATTTTGGTCACCTGGATCTAGGTTCAAGTTGTATACCGAAATGGAATCTATGATATTAGCAATATTCGAAAAAAATGATTCATTCGCTGCTGAGCGCAAGAAAATTGTCGATATTGTACATCATCATCAAACAGCAGGCTCCTCAGAAAGAGCCTGGCATATAATAGATCATTTCTGGGAATGTGGAAATACCTCTATTGAGAAGCTTGAGCTCAGCGCAGAACAAAATGATATTAAAATAGCCATAACAGATAGAATTGGATTTTTAATAGAAAATAATAGTTTAGAGGATGCGCAGAATGCAATAGAAGCTTATAAAGAACATTTTGAAATCGATGAAGAATATATAACTATGCAGTCTTTTTTATATTTTAAGTTAGGGGAGTCAAAAAAAGCACTTCAGATTCTTAAAGAAGGTCGACTTAAATTCCCTAACAATTATGACATTTTGTTTAACCTAGGATATATTTCGCAAGAGTTAGGGCAAAAAGAAATGTCAAAATATTATTTTGACATGGCACGACAAAACCAAACAGGGACTGAAATTTAA